TGGGTAGGTGATACTATATTTATATTGTGACACCCTCTATTTTGAATATTAAGCATTATATTTGATAGTTCGTTTACTGTTATTTCCTCTCCGCCACCGTAATGACTGATATCATAGTTTTGACAAAATACACACTTCAAATTGCAATATGAAATAAAAATTGTCCCGGAACCGTTTTTGCCAACGAGGGGTCTTTCTTCACCAAAGTGTGGGAAGCATGACGAAATTTTTAATTTAGCGGTCGTATTACAAAAGCCTTTTTCACCTTTTATTCTATTAACCATACAATTTCTTGGACAAAGAGTACATTCATTTAATAATTTATAGGCTCTTTTTACTTTTTTGTTTAGTTTCCCCTCTTCAAATAATTTGACATAGCCAGGCTTTTTTGACATAACACCACCCCTTAATTTATTCTTTTTATCTCTTTATAAGGTTTTATTTCTTGAAGATAGGTGTTTAACTCCGCCAAAAACACCTCTTCTTTATCCGGTGTTATCCCAAATTTTTTTAATTCAGTTTCTATTAGAATAATATCTTTTTTTGATCTTGTTGCACACATAAAAACTTTTCCTTCATCCTTATAAGAAGAATAAAAAATTGAAAAACCGGGAAGCTTTAAACTAGGCCAGAAAGTATGATTTAGATTTTTAGTTCTAACATTTACAACTGTTTCTAAATCTATGGCATATTTCAAAGGCCCAAATTTAACAACAAGAGACTTTGGAGAAAGTTCATATCTCATAGTAAAAAACCAAACTGTCAAAACTAAAAAATCTATTACTAACCCAACCGAAACGATAAGGGTGAATACCGCGCCAATATCACCTGTCATTCTATAAGCCTGCAGTGCAAAGTATGCCAAAACAGCAAAAATCAGAGCAGCAATTAAAAGTGATATCCAACCGTATGATTTTTTTGGAAAATATATTGACACTTTTTTTGCATCACCATTTATTGATGCTTCTTTTACTAGTCTACCCTGAAACATTTAAGGAAACACTCCTTTATGGAGTTATTTATTAGGTAGTATATCAACCTTTTAATGGTAAAGCAAACTCACTTCGTTAAAGTAGTAATAATTTAGCAACGAATTAAATCTTAATCCGCTGGGAAAACTATGTATCAAACGATAAAAAAAGGAGTGATTTTTGTGGATAGAGTAGCCCTCGTTCTTGTAATTATTGGCGCAATAAACTGGGGACTTATTGGCTTTTTTGGTTTCGACCTAATAGCCAGTATTTTTGGCGGCCAGCTAGCTACCGTAAGTAGAATTATATATGGTATCGTCGGCTTGGCTGGAATATATTCCATCTCCTTCCTATTAAAAGAAAGAGAAAAAGTTTAAAAAAAATAAAACAATCATAGGAATTAGTTAAATTTATACTTATATTTCCTATGATTGTTTGTCAAAATTTATAACCCGTTTCTTAATTATTAGTCAAAATTAAGTAGTCCAAAATCGACATCTGGGCTACTTAATTTTTTCTTGTTTAATCAAGCTTGTTTAGAACAAGTCCACTAATTAGTTTCGGGAAGAAGTAAGTAGACTTTTGCGGCAGGCGCTCATTAGTCTGTGCTAAGTTAACAGTTTGGTCTAGTCCTGGCGGGTTAAGTATAAATGACACCTGTGCCTCCCCATTAACCACCAGATCTACTGCTTCCTGATCAACTCTAGTATAGGATAGACTGTCTCCTGATTTTATATCTTCTGGTGTAAAGTTTAACCTTTCTTGTAACACTTTTTCTTGTAGCCAGCTAACATCGAGTTTTTCATCTGAATATTTTTCTTTTGATTCTAGCATATAAACCTTATCCTTAGTAACCATCCCAAAAGCAAAACGATCATCGCCTCTCTCATTAAGCTTTTCAGTAAAATTGTCTATATCAATTTCAGTTGGCGAAGACCATTCCTCCAATTCGAATTCATCTTCTAAGCTAGAAACCAATTTGTTCAAGTCTAAATTTTCCATACCTTTAATAACCCTGTGAGTTGGAAGTATTAAAAGTCCTGGGCTATAAAGATTTACTAAAACTGCTAATACTCGATCATATCCTTCTTTTCCTTTAGCTTCCATTTCTTTGGCAAAATCGAGTTGAGTCTCATAACGATGATGACCATCAGCAATAAATATAGTAAAGTCTTCAAATTCCTCTTGAATTTCTTTTTGAATAGAAGCGTCTTCTATAACCCAAAGTCGATGCCTCTGCCCGTTATAATCATTAAAATCCATAATAGGTTCTTTTTCTTTTATAGATGCACATTTATTTTCTACAGCTTTTTCTTTATCTGGATAAAGACCAAAAATAGGACTAAAGTTAGTCTTACAATGACGTAGAAGCTGTAATCGGTCCTCTTTCGGCTTAGATAAAGTCTCCTCATGAGGTATAACTGATTTATTTTCATAAGGCTCTGTCTTTAAATTGGCAATAAGGCTATCTCTTTGATAACTATTACCTTCCCAGGTATATTGCTGCTCGTACAGATAAAAGACTGGCTTATCTTCTTGAATCAGGACATTTTCCTGCATCCACTGGGCTAAATCATTAGCCGCTCTAGTATAACGATTATCATCTGGAGTATCCTCCTTGGATTCTTTACCGTACTCTAACCGTATAATATTGTACGGACTTATTTTGTAGAGCTGCTCCTGCTCTTCAGGCCCGATTACATCATACGGAGGTGCAATCACATCCGCTGGTGAGCTTATCTTTTCAGTATTGTACCTTAGGCCTGAAAAAGGATAAATGGTTGTCATATTATTCCTCCTTGTACTTACTTTAATCATTTGGATTGACAAAAAACATTTTAATATAACAAGTATAAAAATGCAAATATACGGGTCACCCTTGGACCAGCTATAAGGGCAAGAGGAGTATTTGAACTTAACTAAAATGATATAAGGTGATTATTCTTCCGATTACGGTAAGAAAAGCAATAAATGTTAAATTATCATTATGATATCCATTCTAAACCATCATCATCATTATGTAAACAAAACATAGATAAAAAAAGAGCGTACAAGTCAAGAAAGTTTCCTTAGTGCTTACCTTAAAAATAGCAAGTTGCCTTTTACTTAACAGCGCTGCTATAATCTCCTTTAGTTATGTAAACTAAAACAAAGGGGGAATTACATGTTAAAAAAGGTATTTTGTAGTTTGTTGGTCTTAGGTATATTGTCAGTAGTACCAGCAGCAGGTCTGCAAGAAACTACTTATGCAAGTAGCTCTAACTCTCAAACATATACTGTAAGATGGGGAGATAGTCTTTGGAAGATTGCTAACCATTATGGGACAAGCGTAAATGCCCTGAGACAAGCAAACAATATTTGGGGGAATTTGCTTTATGCCGGACAAACGATCAGCATTCCTACTTCAGGAAATACAAGTTCTGGCAGTACAAGCAGTACAGACAGTGATAGTGGTTGGAGAAGATTATATGTATCAGATTACGAGAGAGATCTGATGGCGCGAGCTGTTTATAGTGAAGCCAAAGGAGAAAGCTATACCGGACAGGTTGCAGTTGCAGCTGTAGTAATTAACAGAGTTCACGACCCGGATTATCCAGGCACTATTGAAGGAGTTATATTTGAACCCTGGGCTTTCTCACCAGTACACGACGGCAGGTTCTGGATGCAACCTGATAGCACTGCTTACAGCGCAGTAGAGGACGCTCTAAAAGGCTGGGATCCTACTTACGGAGCTACAGTATTTTATAACCCTGTAACTGCAGAATCGCCGTGGGTTTTTACTAGACCAATAATCACACGTATAGGAAACCATGTTTTTGCAAGCTAAAGACTAAAAAGCAAGTAATTAATAGTAAAATAAGCAGGAAGTAGTTACTATATTACATAGGGTCGAATTCTAAAATCTCTTTATTGTGTATTTTAGGATTTGGCCCTATCTTTTTTTGTTTTTTTAGTGTTGTTATATAATAATTTCGAAAAATATGTGAACTTTTATAAAATTATATGTATTGCTATTGCATAACAATTTTAGACCTGTTATAATAACAAGCATCTCAAGGGAAAACAAACATCAAGAGGAGGGGTTATAATGAGAAAGTTAGAAAAATTACTAAACAGAGTAGCTGAAACTAACAGAAAAGTATTTGGAGGTGGGAGAATAAGTTACCAGAAATTAAAGAAACACTTTTAATTAAAGCTTTCTTCCATAATGGTTCTCCCATTATTTTATTTGTGGTCTTATTATAGTAATACATAAAAAAAGCTATCCCGGGTTGTTATAATACACGCCTGGGATGGCTTTTTTTAACTTATTTTAGAATATTTCAAATAATTACAATGCTCTATATTCAATCTAAACCGATTTAAAAAGAAGGATATTAAAAAGAAAGAGAGAATATATTAGGTATGGAGCGCTAATTCTAAAGGAAGGTGATTATTTTGAAAATTTATCGTGTAAACCTCAATACTGAGGAAGTAAAGACAGAAGAAGTCCCTGAGAGCTACGCCCCACTAGGTGGAAGAGCTTTGACCTCTCAGGTAATAAGTGACGAAGTAGACCCGGGAGCTCACCCACTTGGTGAAAACAACAAACTAGTATTTGCGCCTGGTCTATTGTCAGGAACAAGGGCACCAAGCTCCGGACGTCTATCAGTAGGAAGCATCAGCCCTCTAACAGGAGGAATCAAAGAGAGTAACGCAGGCGGAACAGCTGCACAGTATTTTGGCAAATTAAATATAAAAGCACTCATAGTAGAAGGTGCTAAAGATGACGGCAAAAACGTCCTTGTAGTAAATAAAGACGGAGTAAAATTAGAAAAAGTTGACGGCCTAAAAGGCCTCGGTAACTACGAAGCAGGGGACAAGCTAAGAGAAAAATACGGCAAAAACGTCTCGGTTATGACCATTGGCCCTGCCGGAGAACACAAGATGACAGCAGCAAGTATCGCAGTCTCAGATATAGACAAAAACCCGGCAAGAGCAGCAGGCAGAGGTGGCCTTGGGGCTGTTATGGGCTCAAAAGGGCTAAAAGCTATAGTCATAGACGATACCGATGCACCTGGCGTAGTAATGCATGACGAAGATGCCTTCAAAAAAGCAAGTAAAAAGTTCTCCAAGATTATCCTTGACCACCCGGTATCAGGAGAAGCCCTAAGAAACTACGGTACCGCTGTACTAATCAACATCCTAAATGAAGCTGGTGGCCTACCCACTAAGAACTTCGAATCAGGAAGATATGACAAAGCAGATGACACAAGCGGTGAAACCATGGTAGATATAATCAAAAAACGTGGTGGCAAAGCAAGTCACTCCTGCCATCCTGGATGTATAATGGGATGCAGCCAGATCTACAACGATGAAGATGGTAACTACTTCACTGCAGGATTCGAATACGAAACAGTCTGGGCTTTTGGGGCTAACT
The Natranaerofaba carboxydovora genome window above contains:
- a CDS encoding DUF1015 domain-containing protein: MTTIYPFSGLRYNTEKISSPADVIAPPYDVIGPEEQEQLYKISPYNIIRLEYGKESKEDTPDDNRYTRAANDLAQWMQENVLIQEDKPVFYLYEQQYTWEGNSYQRDSLIANLKTEPYENKSVIPHEETLSKPKEDRLQLLRHCKTNFSPIFGLYPDKEKAVENKCASIKEKEPIMDFNDYNGQRHRLWVIEDASIQKEIQEEFEDFTIFIADGHHRYETQLDFAKEMEAKGKEGYDRVLAVLVNLYSPGLLILPTHRVIKGMENLDLNKLVSSLEDEFELEEWSSPTEIDIDNFTEKLNERGDDRFAFGMVTKDKVYMLESKEKYSDEKLDVSWLQEKVLQERLNFTPEDIKSGDSLSYTRVDQEAVDLVVNGEAQVSFILNPPGLDQTVNLAQTNERLPQKSTYFFPKLISGLVLNKLD
- a CDS encoding cell wall hydrolase; the encoded protein is MLKKVFCSLLVLGILSVVPAAGLQETTYASSSNSQTYTVRWGDSLWKIANHYGTSVNALRQANNIWGNLLYAGQTISIPTSGNTSSGSTSSTDSDSGWRRLYVSDYERDLMARAVYSEAKGESYTGQVAVAAVVINRVHDPDYPGTIEGVIFEPWAFSPVHDGRFWMQPDSTAYSAVEDALKGWDPTYGATVFYNPVTAESPWVFTRPIITRIGNHVFAS
- a CDS encoding PH domain-containing protein — translated: MFQGRLVKEASINGDAKKVSIYFPKKSYGWISLLIAALIFAVLAYFALQAYRMTGDIGAVFTLIVSVGLVIDFLVLTVWFFTMRYELSPKSLVVKFGPLKYAIDLETVVNVRTKNLNHTFWPSLKLPGFSIFYSSYKDEGKVFMCATRSKKDIILIETELKKFGITPDKEEVFLAELNTYLQEIKPYKEIKRIN
- a CDS encoding aldehyde ferredoxin oxidoreductase family protein, encoding MKIYRVNLNTEEVKTEEVPESYAPLGGRALTSQVISDEVDPGAHPLGENNKLVFAPGLLSGTRAPSSGRLSVGSISPLTGGIKESNAGGTAAQYFGKLNIKALIVEGAKDDGKNVLVVNKDGVKLEKVDGLKGLGNYEAGDKLREKYGKNVSVMTIGPAGEHKMTAASIAVSDIDKNPARAAGRGGLGAVMGSKGLKAIVIDDTDAPGVVMHDEDAFKKASKKFSKIILDHPVSGEALRNYGTAVLINILNEAGGLPTKNFESGRYDKADDTSGETMVDIIKKRGGKASHSCHPGCIMGCSQIYNDEDGNYFTAGFEYETVWAFGANCLINDMDAIAYYDRCCDDIGLDTIETGVTMGVAMEAGIIEFGDKDGVKRLFDEEIRKATPLGRLLGSGSKVTGQTYGVTRVPEVKGQGIPAYDPRAVKGVGVTYATSTQGADHTAGYSVTANILKVGGEVDPLKKEGQTELSKNLQVATAAIDSTGLCLFVAFAVLDNEEAVPTIVDMLNAQYGISLTPDDVTELGKQILKVERNYNKKLGFTREDDRMPEFFQKEKLPPHDVTFDFTDEELDSVYQDLE
- a CDS encoding DUF378 domain-containing protein produces the protein MDRVALVLVIIGAINWGLIGFFGFDLIASIFGGQLATVSRIIYGIVGLAGIYSISFLLKEREKV